In a genomic window of Alcanivorax sp.:
- a CDS encoding rod shape-determining protein: protein MIKRIRGMFSTDLSIDLGTANTLIYVRGRGIVLDEPSVVAIRHHGAQKSVAAVGADAKRMLGRTPGNITAIRPMKDGVIADFDVTEKMLQYFIKKVHDTGFFPPAPRVLVCVPCKSTQVERRAIQDSAYGAGARDVYLIEEPMAAAIGAGLPVEEARGSMVVDIGGGTTEIALISLNGVVYSESVRIGGDRFDEAIVAFVRKEYGSLIGESTAERIKHEIGTAYPGSEIREIDVRGRNLAEGVPRSFTLNSEEILEALKEPLAAIVNAVKNALEASPPELASDIAERGLVITGGGALLRDIDRLISEETGLPVIVADDPLTCVARGGGKALELMDSQGFDMLAMG from the coding sequence ATGATCAAGCGTATTCGGGGGATGTTCTCCACCGATTTGTCCATCGATTTGGGGACCGCCAACACCCTTATATATGTACGTGGCCGCGGCATCGTCCTGGACGAGCCGTCTGTGGTGGCTATTCGTCACCATGGCGCCCAGAAGAGTGTGGCTGCCGTGGGGGCCGACGCCAAGCGCATGCTGGGCCGTACTCCCGGCAACATTACCGCCATCCGTCCCATGAAGGATGGGGTGATCGCTGACTTCGATGTCACCGAGAAGATGCTCCAGTACTTTATCAAGAAGGTCCATGACACCGGGTTCTTCCCGCCGGCGCCACGGGTGCTGGTCTGTGTGCCTTGCAAATCCACCCAGGTGGAACGCCGGGCCATCCAGGATTCCGCTTATGGAGCCGGTGCCCGCGATGTCTATCTGATTGAAGAACCTATGGCCGCCGCCATCGGTGCCGGTCTGCCGGTGGAAGAAGCTCGCGGTTCCATGGTGGTGGATATCGGTGGCGGTACCACCGAGATTGCCCTGATTTCCCTGAATGGCGTGGTCTATTCCGAATCCGTACGTATCGGTGGCGACCGTTTCGACGAAGCCATTGTGGCTTTTGTGCGCAAGGAATACGGTTCGCTGATCGGCGAATCCACTGCCGAGCGTATCAAGCATGAAATCGGTACTGCCTATCCCGGTTCCGAGATCCGCGAGATCGACGTGCGTGGCCGCAACCTGGCTGAAGGCGTGCCGCGCAGTTTCACCCTCAATTCCGAGGAAATCCTGGAAGCGCTGAAAGAGCCGCTGGCGGCCATCGTCAATGCGGTGAAAAATGCGCTGGAAGCCTCTCCGCCGGAACTGGCCTCCGATATCGCTGAGCGTGGCCTGGTGATCACCGGTGGTGGCGCCCTGCTGCGTGATATCGACCGGCTGATCAGTGAAGAAACCGGCTTGCCGGTGATTGTCGCCGATGATCCGCTGACCTGTGTGGCCCGTGGTGGCGGCAAGGCGCTGGAGCTGATGGACAGCCAGGGTTTCGATATGCTGGCCATGGGCTAG
- the mreC gene encoding rod shape-determining protein MreC: protein MTAPANPTYRLLIALVLAIVMMVLDQRTPWAAPVRHVLGYLTAPIHYLAHLPVDSGEWLSEQTQSRGSLIDENRRLQRQALILEQKVERLAVLEAENVRLRELLNSSADLDANVLVAEIIGVDPDPNRQELVINKGRGDKVLRGQAVLDAQGLIGQVVDAGPLSSRVLLVTDASHAMSVQVNRNGVRAILAGTGQSDGLKLLYVPDTADINEGDLLVSTGLGQRYPRGYPVATVIAVRHQSGAPFAEIAARPTARVDRASHVLLVQSTDKPLIPVPDPEAANDS from the coding sequence ATGACGGCACCTGCCAATCCTACCTACCGACTGCTGATTGCGCTGGTTCTCGCCATCGTCATGATGGTGCTGGACCAGCGCACGCCCTGGGCTGCGCCCGTGCGGCATGTGCTTGGCTATCTTACTGCTCCGATCCATTATCTGGCCCACCTGCCGGTGGATTCCGGTGAGTGGTTGTCCGAGCAGACCCAGAGCCGTGGTTCCCTGATTGATGAAAACCGGCGCCTGCAGCGTCAGGCGTTGATTCTCGAGCAGAAGGTTGAGCGGCTGGCAGTGCTGGAAGCGGAAAACGTGCGTCTGCGTGAGTTGCTCAACTCCTCGGCGGATCTGGATGCCAATGTGCTGGTGGCCGAGATTATTGGTGTGGATCCGGATCCGAACCGCCAAGAGCTGGTCATCAACAAGGGCAGGGGTGATAAGGTCTTGCGCGGGCAAGCCGTGCTGGATGCCCAGGGTCTGATCGGTCAGGTGGTGGATGCGGGGCCGCTTAGTTCCCGGGTATTGCTGGTCACTGATGCCAGTCATGCCATGAGCGTGCAGGTGAATCGCAACGGGGTGCGTGCGATTCTGGCAGGTACCGGTCAGTCCGATGGCTTGAAACTCCTCTACGTGCCGGACACGGCGGATATCAACGAAGGGGATCTGCTGGTGAGCACCGGTTTGGGCCAGCGTTACCCGCGGGGCTATCCGGTGGCAACGGTAATCGCTGTACGCCATCAGTCCGGTGCGCCTTTCGCGGAAATCGCTGCCCGGCCTACTGCCAGAGTGGACCGTGCCAGTCACGTGCTCTTGGTGCAGTCCACTGATAAGCCCCTGATTCCGGTGCCCGACCCGGAGGCCGCCAATGATTCATGA
- the mreD gene encoding rod shape-determining protein MreD: MIHDRPAGTGVIVVTLLIAALLEVVPLPESVNWVRPEWMLLVLVYWVLELPNRVGVLWGFFVGLYHDVLVGTTLGQWGLAYALGAFVMLAAYKRMRVFTSLQQCAVVFLLVGTVSLLAFLVQESVGRTLYPPYTILYASLTSAVLWRPVCALLRWVQLRFLVR, encoded by the coding sequence ATGATTCATGATCGTCCTGCCGGCACCGGCGTCATAGTCGTTACCTTGCTGATCGCCGCATTGCTGGAAGTGGTGCCCCTTCCCGAGAGCGTCAACTGGGTGCGCCCCGAGTGGATGCTGTTGGTGCTGGTTTACTGGGTGCTGGAATTGCCCAATCGTGTCGGTGTGTTGTGGGGCTTCTTTGTCGGCCTGTATCACGATGTGTTGGTGGGGACCACGCTGGGGCAGTGGGGGCTGGCCTATGCCCTGGGCGCCTTTGTGATGCTAGCTGCCTACAAGCGCATGCGGGTATTCACCTCGCTGCAACAGTGTGCCGTGGTTTTCCTACTGGTGGGCACCGTCAGCCTGCTGGCCTTTCTGGTGCAGGAGTCCGTGGGTCGTACCCTGTATCCGCCCTACACCATTCTTTATGCATCTCTGACCAGTGCGGTGCTCTGGCGCCCGGTCTGTGCGCTACTGCGCTGGGTACAGCTGCGTTTTCTAGTACGCTGA
- a CDS encoding Maf family protein codes for MTLYLASGSPRRAELLRQISVPFSVLPAPDIDETPMREEPPLEYVCRMAREKARAGAAGAGGLPDGAVLGADTAVVLGDEILGKPANKQQALAMLQALNGAEHQVMSALALLSKGQMDVRYSITRVQFRQLSDRQLQDYVDTGEGADKAGGYGIQGLGAALVASLTGSYSGVVGLPLEQMVALLDQVGIRYWQPN; via the coding sequence ATGACTCTTTACCTTGCCTCAGGTTCGCCACGTCGGGCAGAGCTGCTACGGCAGATTTCTGTTCCTTTTTCCGTGCTGCCCGCCCCGGATATCGATGAAACGCCTATGCGGGAGGAGCCTCCCCTGGAATATGTCTGCCGTATGGCCCGGGAGAAGGCCCGAGCCGGTGCCGCGGGAGCCGGTGGTTTGCCAGACGGGGCGGTGCTCGGAGCCGATACGGCGGTGGTGCTGGGCGACGAGATCCTGGGCAAGCCGGCGAACAAGCAACAGGCGCTGGCCATGTTGCAGGCTCTCAACGGTGCCGAACATCAGGTGATGTCCGCACTGGCCCTGCTGAGCAAGGGGCAGATGGACGTTCGCTATTCCATTACCCGGGTGCAATTCAGGCAACTCAGTGACAGGCAATTGCAGGATTATGTGGATACCGGCGAAGGGGCCGATAAGGCCGGTGGCTACGGGATTCAGGGATTGGGCGCGGCGCTGGTGGCCTCGCTGACGGGCAGTTACAGTGGGGTAGTCGGCCTGCCGCTGGAACAGATGGTGGCATTGCTGGATCAGGTCGGCATCCGTTATTGGCAACCCAACTGA
- a CDS encoding YhdP family protein: protein MASTRPHRWHRLYPSLWWLTAALLLVIAAYVVLGRQLMLLVPDYRERLEVFFEERIQTPLTIAELDGQMSGLVPQFVARQIRLPAPEGDTALELDEVVLGIDVFRSLWHRDLVLKELRIHGVELNLVRGEDGSIRLRGLEALGSKDPEQRPPLERILTLFYRQQLLAISDARLSLEWPGMPPLAASELEATLINRGDEHRLALNLEARDRPLSLQARIHLHGDAFSLEEVEADLYASLKGERLHEWLPEELGWPVQVAALDGRMKVWSTLKQGQPHDASINLNLPTLTLQQEGLAWPMTELSARLALVRDGERATLSLTRLSGDSPAGALNLGDMALLWQTRGEQRQWQFRGAELPLHGLNQQFQQWPFALPDSLQQVRERLAVQSPRGVLNGVYVRGRARNVETFQLRFTGLSSQAQDRIPGVQGLSGWVSGSPSEGLAYLHSDNLSLQFPRLYDHALAGQVSGLLDWRRDAEQLQVRSGRLQVVNPDAHGEAMMQLSLRPEQIPQLRLVAEIFEGNGARASHYMPLKRLPEGLSGWLAQAIQDGVLQRGQILYQGPVKIDKSRQQDRTLQMRFQGRDVRLSFLPDWPVASDVSADVLINGRQVRGLARSGKLLGSELQEVHVDVAAFETGETPRLVVSGQARGPLQDLDTLFQDTPLRKQLPEELLDWRFRDGSMSGYLLLDIPLQKDNDAPVVIVDAQVNDATLSNGPRKLRVTEASAPVYFHLHDGIQIDRLQARALGGKFGGQWLTREGRSRLQLDGSLPMKQAANWLGFAWLEPLSGQLPLGLTVQIPWQGTPFFLRAASSMKGVTVDAPAPLGKSAWSTRPLDLRLSNAGSRLTLDLEYGGLLRGALRIDKRIQGDLLLGSGTLQVPSEGIQVRGQLAEISAEPWIDFIGNRLVPSLNAGSGGGVGTAEATLSKVSLQVDRLDLFGVDVADSRLSVLPGDAGWDMALSSRAVAGSVRIPDGFAARGEAPLEMSVSRLNLTLPEGSFGDDGESAPVSPLTLPPMDANFSSIVINGEDYGQWRGKVRPVKEGVRISELDGRWRSSRFQGTLDWTEQAGESYSRFNGSLTSDDLGRSLKGWGLPALIESDDARAQVVLGWGDWPLGMDYLALEGQTQVDIGECRIPDTDTKTSFLRLLGILNIGTIQRRLRLDFSDLYKKGMSCDSITGDFSIDGSRVTTSNLAIDSPSAAIRVKGAIDLEKETLDHNMEVTLPLSSNLYAGCLAGPAACAGIFVVERIWGDRLDKTTTMEYRVTGNWSSPQVKETEGIFE from the coding sequence ATGGCCTCGACTCGACCTCATCGCTGGCACCGACTTTATCCGTCCCTCTGGTGGCTGACGGCGGCCTTGCTGTTGGTTATTGCTGCCTATGTGGTGCTCGGCCGTCAGTTGATGTTGCTGGTGCCGGATTATCGCGAACGCCTGGAAGTCTTCTTTGAAGAACGCATTCAGACGCCGCTGACCATTGCCGAGCTGGACGGCCAGATGTCCGGCCTGGTACCCCAGTTTGTCGCCCGTCAGATCCGTCTGCCTGCCCCGGAAGGTGATACCGCCCTTGAGCTGGACGAAGTGGTGTTGGGAATCGATGTGTTCCGTTCCCTATGGCACCGGGATCTGGTGCTCAAGGAGCTGCGCATTCACGGGGTGGAGCTGAATCTGGTGCGCGGCGAGGATGGCAGCATTCGCCTGCGCGGGCTGGAAGCACTGGGGAGCAAGGATCCGGAGCAGCGCCCGCCGCTGGAGCGTATTCTCACCCTGTTCTACCGCCAGCAGTTGCTGGCGATCAGCGATGCCCGCCTGTCTCTGGAGTGGCCGGGGATGCCGCCACTGGCGGCATCTGAACTGGAAGCCACCTTGATCAACCGCGGGGACGAGCACCGGTTGGCGCTGAACCTGGAAGCCCGTGATCGCCCGCTGTCCCTGCAGGCGCGGATTCACCTGCATGGCGATGCCTTTTCTCTGGAAGAGGTGGAGGCGGATCTCTATGCCAGCCTGAAGGGGGAACGTCTGCACGAGTGGCTGCCCGAGGAGTTGGGTTGGCCGGTGCAGGTGGCTGCGCTGGATGGGCGTATGAAAGTCTGGTCTACCCTGAAACAGGGGCAACCCCATGACGCCAGCATCAATCTGAACCTGCCCACCCTGACGCTACAGCAGGAGGGGTTGGCTTGGCCCATGACCGAGCTGTCTGCCCGGTTGGCCCTGGTAAGGGATGGGGAGCGGGCAACCCTGTCCCTGACTCGTTTGTCCGGTGATTCGCCAGCCGGCGCGCTCAATTTGGGAGACATGGCGCTGCTTTGGCAGACTCGTGGCGAGCAGCGGCAATGGCAGTTCCGGGGCGCTGAACTGCCGCTACATGGACTCAACCAGCAGTTTCAGCAATGGCCTTTTGCCTTGCCCGATAGTCTGCAACAGGTCCGTGAACGTTTAGCGGTACAGTCTCCACGGGGGGTGCTGAATGGCGTCTATGTGCGTGGCCGTGCCCGGAATGTGGAGACGTTCCAGCTGCGCTTCACAGGTCTGTCGAGTCAGGCGCAGGATCGGATACCGGGTGTGCAAGGGCTTTCCGGCTGGGTGTCCGGCAGCCCGTCCGAAGGCCTGGCTTACCTGCACAGCGATAATCTCAGCCTGCAATTCCCGAGACTTTATGATCATGCTCTGGCTGGCCAGGTCAGCGGGCTACTGGACTGGCGCCGGGACGCCGAGCAGCTACAGGTACGTTCCGGGCGGTTGCAGGTGGTCAATCCGGATGCCCATGGCGAGGCGATGATGCAGCTCAGCCTGCGCCCGGAACAGATTCCGCAATTGCGTCTGGTGGCGGAAATCTTCGAAGGTAACGGCGCTCGTGCCAGCCATTATATGCCGCTCAAACGGTTACCCGAGGGGCTGTCCGGCTGGCTCGCACAAGCCATTCAGGATGGGGTCCTGCAGCGTGGGCAGATTCTTTACCAGGGGCCGGTGAAAATCGACAAGAGCCGCCAGCAGGATCGCACCCTGCAGATGCGTTTTCAGGGTCGCGATGTGCGTTTGTCTTTCCTGCCGGACTGGCCGGTGGCCAGCGACGTGTCGGCGGACGTGCTGATCAATGGTCGCCAGGTTCGCGGGTTGGCTCGCAGTGGCAAGTTGCTGGGTAGCGAGCTGCAAGAAGTGCATGTGGATGTGGCGGCTTTTGAAACCGGTGAGACGCCCCGGCTGGTTGTTTCCGGCCAGGCCCGGGGGCCATTACAGGATCTGGATACGCTCTTTCAGGATACCCCGCTGCGTAAACAGCTCCCCGAAGAGTTGCTGGACTGGCGTTTTCGGGACGGCAGTATGTCGGGCTATCTGTTGCTGGATATTCCCTTGCAGAAAGATAACGATGCCCCTGTGGTCATTGTGGATGCACAGGTGAATGATGCCACGCTATCCAATGGGCCGCGCAAACTTCGGGTCACTGAAGCCTCGGCGCCAGTCTATTTTCATTTGCATGACGGCATACAGATCGACCGGCTGCAGGCTCGTGCTCTGGGTGGAAAGTTCGGCGGTCAGTGGCTGACCCGAGAGGGTCGCAGTCGCTTGCAGCTCGATGGAAGTCTGCCCATGAAGCAAGCGGCAAACTGGCTGGGGTTTGCCTGGCTTGAGCCGCTGTCAGGGCAGTTGCCGCTGGGGCTGACCGTACAGATTCCCTGGCAGGGTACGCCATTTTTCCTGCGTGCAGCGTCGTCGATGAAGGGGGTGACCGTGGATGCGCCGGCGCCACTGGGTAAGTCAGCCTGGTCAACGCGTCCGCTGGATCTCCGTCTCAGCAATGCGGGCAGTCGTCTGACGCTGGATCTGGAGTATGGTGGATTGTTGCGTGGCGCTTTGCGCATCGACAAGCGTATACAGGGCGATCTACTGCTGGGAAGCGGCACATTGCAGGTGCCAAGCGAGGGAATCCAGGTGCGCGGCCAGCTGGCGGAAATCAGTGCGGAGCCCTGGATCGACTTTATCGGCAACCGTCTGGTGCCCTCATTGAATGCGGGCAGCGGCGGCGGTGTCGGTACCGCTGAGGCCACGTTGAGCAAAGTCAGCCTGCAGGTGGATCGCCTGGATCTGTTTGGCGTTGACGTCGCTGACTCCCGGTTGTCTGTGCTGCCGGGGGATGCCGGGTGGGATATGGCGTTGAGTAGTCGTGCGGTGGCAGGGTCTGTGCGTATTCCCGACGGGTTTGCCGCCCGGGGTGAGGCGCCGCTGGAAATGTCGGTGTCCCGTCTCAATCTGACATTGCCTGAAGGGTCGTTTGGCGACGACGGAGAATCCGCACCAGTGTCTCCGCTGACGCTGCCGCCTATGGATGCGAATTTCAGCAGCATTGTTATCAACGGCGAGGATTACGGTCAATGGCGGGGCAAGGTTCGGCCAGTGAAAGAGGGTGTGCGTATTTCCGAGCTGGATGGACGTTGGCGCTCCAGTCGTTTTCAGGGCACGCTGGATTGGACTGAACAAGCGGGTGAATCGTATAGCCGCTTCAATGGCAGCCTGACGTCGGACGACCTTGGGCGTTCCCTGAAAGGCTGGGGGTTGCCGGCTCTTATCGAGTCCGATGATGCTCGCGCCCAGGTGGTGCTTGGCTGGGGTGACTGGCCGTTGGGGATGGATTATCTGGCCCTGGAAGGGCAAACCCAGGTGGATATCGGGGAATGCCGGATTCCCGATACCGATACCAAAACGTCATTCCTGCGTTTGCTGGGGATTCTCAATATCGGGACTATCCAGCGTCGCCTGAGGCTGGATTTTTCTGACCTGTATAAAAAGGGCATGAGCTGCGACAGTATCACCGGCGATTTCTCTATTGATGGCTCGCGTGTGACCACGTCCAATCTGGCCATTGATTCGCCTTCTGCCGCGATTCGGGTGAAGGGTGCCATTGATCTGGAAAAGGAAACCCTGGATCACAACATGGAAGTCACGCTGCCCTTGTCCAGTAACCTGTATGCAGGATGTCTTGCCGGGCCGGCGGCGTGCGCGGGTATCTTCGTGGTAGAGCGTATCTGGGGCGACCGGCTCGATAAGACTACCACCATGGAATATCGGGTAACCGGTAACTGGAGCAGCCCGCAGGTAAAAGAAACCGAGGGGATATTCGAATGA
- a CDS encoding carbon-nitrogen hydrolase family protein, giving the protein MTVTRYPIAAIQMTSGKEPDDNLRQAGVLLAEARQKGACLAVLPENFASYGGDYRALGERHDELVGWLCEQARALDMAIIGGSLPALQRPDGQPVPSPLVRTCSIAVSAGGEPLARYDKLHLFDADVQDAQGRYRESDFFEPGQEVVMTSVGDLQVGMAICYDLRFPAFAQRLVSAGAQLLVYPSAFTAVTGAAHWQLLLRATAVQTGCYVLGANQCGQHGPRRATYGHSMLVDPWGRVVDSLSDSPGALVAELDLATMNELRQSMPVQQHQRFRIEGPYDT; this is encoded by the coding sequence ATGACGGTAACGCGCTATCCGATTGCTGCTATCCAGATGACCAGTGGCAAGGAGCCGGATGACAATCTGCGCCAGGCCGGCGTGCTGCTGGCAGAGGCCCGGCAAAAAGGGGCCTGCCTGGCAGTGCTGCCGGAAAACTTCGCCAGTTACGGCGGTGACTATCGGGCGCTGGGTGAACGCCATGACGAGCTGGTCGGCTGGTTGTGTGAGCAGGCCCGGGCATTGGATATGGCCATCATTGGCGGTAGCCTGCCCGCCCTGCAGCGCCCGGACGGCCAACCGGTACCATCGCCGCTGGTGCGTACCTGTTCCATTGCCGTCAGTGCTGGGGGGGAACCGTTGGCACGTTATGACAAGCTGCATCTGTTCGATGCGGATGTGCAGGATGCTCAGGGCCGCTACCGGGAGTCTGATTTCTTTGAGCCCGGCCAGGAGGTAGTGATGACCTCTGTGGGTGATCTGCAGGTGGGTATGGCAATTTGTTACGACCTGCGCTTTCCCGCTTTCGCCCAAAGGTTGGTTAGCGCCGGAGCCCAGTTGCTGGTGTACCCCTCGGCCTTTACGGCCGTCACCGGGGCTGCCCACTGGCAGCTGCTGCTGCGTGCCACGGCGGTACAGACCGGTTGCTATGTGCTGGGGGCCAACCAGTGTGGTCAGCACGGCCCGCGACGGGCCACCTATGGGCATTCCATGCTGGTGGACCCCTGGGGGAGGGTGGTGGATAGTTTGAGTGATTCCCCCGGTGCTCTTGTGGCCGAGCTGGACCTTGCTACCATGAATGAGCTTCGGCAAAGCATGCCGGTTCAACAGCATCAACGATTCCGAATTGAAGGACCCTATGACACATAA
- the tldD gene encoding metalloprotease TldD: protein MTHNDALSIAESVLLAPANLHTPQLASLLNGKLTGQADYADMYFQHSRHEAWVLEDGIVRDASFNTERGAGVRIVQGDKTGFAYSDDITLDALQQASGAARAITRQGQDRQIQLASRAVPARYAAIDPLLGWPAEDKVALLQRIDAMARSLDPAIVEVTASLSAEQDVIMVVASDGTLAADVRPLIRCNVSVIAERNGRRERGSAGGGGRVGYDWLLQEERIETWAREAVRGALLNLEAEAAPAGTMPVVLGPGWPGVLLHEAVGHGLEGDFNRKGTSMFAKKFGQQVASPLCTVVDDGTLADRRGSLTIDDEGTPTACNTLIENGKLVGFMQDKTNARLMGVAPTGNGRRESYAHLPMPRMTNTYMLPGESDPQDIVASLDRGIYAVNFGGGQVDITSGRFVFSTSEAYLVEKGKIVCPVKGATLIGSGAEVMSRISMVGNDLALDSGIGVCGKDGQSVPVGVGQPTLRVDALTVGGTA from the coding sequence ATGACACATAACGACGCCCTTTCCATTGCCGAGTCCGTACTACTGGCGCCGGCAAACCTGCACACCCCGCAATTGGCGTCGCTGCTGAACGGTAAACTCACCGGCCAGGCAGATTATGCTGACATGTATTTCCAGCACAGCCGCCATGAGGCCTGGGTACTGGAAGACGGTATCGTGCGCGATGCCAGTTTCAATACCGAGCGCGGCGCCGGGGTGCGCATTGTCCAGGGTGACAAGACCGGTTTTGCCTACAGCGACGACATCACCCTGGATGCGCTGCAACAGGCCAGTGGTGCTGCCCGTGCCATTACCCGCCAGGGCCAGGACCGGCAGATACAGCTGGCCAGCCGGGCGGTGCCGGCCCGCTATGCCGCCATTGATCCGCTGTTGGGCTGGCCCGCCGAAGACAAGGTGGCCCTGCTGCAACGTATCGATGCCATGGCCCGCTCACTGGACCCGGCCATCGTGGAAGTCACAGCCAGCCTCAGTGCTGAACAGGATGTGATCATGGTGGTGGCCAGCGACGGTACCCTGGCGGCGGATGTGCGGCCGCTTATCCGCTGCAATGTGAGCGTGATCGCCGAGCGCAATGGCCGCCGCGAGCGCGGCAGCGCCGGCGGTGGCGGCCGGGTGGGCTATGACTGGCTGTTGCAGGAAGAGCGCATCGAAACCTGGGCCCGGGAAGCGGTGCGTGGTGCCTTGCTGAATCTGGAAGCGGAAGCGGCACCGGCGGGCACCATGCCGGTGGTGTTGGGACCGGGCTGGCCAGGTGTGCTTCTGCACGAAGCCGTGGGCCATGGCCTGGAAGGGGACTTTAATCGCAAGGGCACCTCCATGTTCGCCAAAAAATTTGGCCAGCAGGTGGCGTCCCCCCTGTGTACCGTGGTGGATGATGGCACCCTGGCGGATCGCCGTGGCTCCCTGACCATCGACGACGAAGGCACCCCCACCGCCTGCAATACCCTGATCGAAAACGGCAAGCTGGTGGGCTTCATGCAGGACAAGACCAACGCCCGGCTGATGGGCGTGGCGCCCACCGGCAACGGTCGCCGGGAATCCTATGCGCACCTGCCCATGCCACGCATGACCAACACCTACATGCTGCCCGGCGAGAGCGATCCGCAGGACATCGTCGCCAGTCTGGACCGGGGTATTTACGCGGTAAATTTCGGTGGTGGTCAGGTGGATATCACCTCCGGGCGTTTTGTGTTTTCCACCAGCGAAGCCTACCTGGTGGAAAAGGGCAAAATTGTCTGCCCGGTGAAAGGCGCCACCCTGATCGGTAGCGGGGCGGAAGTGATGAGCCGTATCTCCATGGTCGGTAATGATCTGGCCCTGGACAGTGGCATCGGTGTGTGCGGCAAGGACGGCCAGTCCGTGCCGGTGGGCGTGGGGCAGCCCACCCTGCGTGTGGATGCTCTCACCGTGGGGGGCACTGCCTGA
- a CDS encoding cyclic nucleotide-binding domain-containing protein has translation MSQVLDVLSRMRLFAGLSDDELAVLEKLVFVNRVPAGEPVCREGDRSDFVCFVVRGCLDIVKNSEAGGEVVIAHLRPGDSMGEMALVDNEPRSATVRAAEDATLIVLTRKGVEQLRKRSPHAVSLIMENIARLLCLHLRRTSSQLAQFKLPVG, from the coding sequence ATGTCCCAGGTACTGGACGTTCTGTCACGCATGCGCCTGTTTGCCGGGCTCAGTGATGATGAGCTGGCAGTACTGGAAAAGCTGGTATTTGTTAACCGGGTCCCCGCCGGGGAGCCGGTGTGCCGGGAAGGCGACCGCAGTGATTTCGTCTGCTTTGTGGTGCGCGGTTGTCTGGATATCGTCAAGAATAGCGAAGCCGGGGGTGAGGTGGTGATTGCCCATTTGCGCCCGGGTGATTCCATGGGTGAGATGGCACTGGTGGATAATGAGCCCCGTTCGGCGACGGTACGAGCTGCCGAGGACGCCACCCTGATCGTGCTTACCCGCAAAGGCGTCGAGCAATTGCGCAAACGTAGTCCTCATGCGGTCAGTTTGATCATGGAGAACATTGCTCGCCTGCTGTGCCTGCACCTGCGTCGTACCTCTTCGCAACTGGCCCAGTTCAAACTGCCGGTGGGATAA